A single Antechinus flavipes isolate AdamAnt ecotype Samford, QLD, Australia chromosome 5, AdamAnt_v2, whole genome shotgun sequence DNA region contains:
- the LOC127538243 gene encoding olfactory receptor-like protein OLF3, protein MGTENQTWLSEFLLLGVSSDQRTQIFLFVLFLTMYLMTVLGNILIVILIRLDTRLHTPMYFFLTNLNLVDVSYATSIVPQMLAHFLEEQKTIPYVSCAAQLFFSLGLGGIEFLLLAVMAYDRYVAVCNPLRYSAIMHTGLCVRLVAASWASGSLNSLMQTAITFQLPMCTNNVIDHISCEILALVRLACVDTSSNEVAMMASSIVLLMTPFSLVLLSYIKIISTILKIQSTEGRKKAFQTCASHLTVVTLCYGMTIFTYIQPHSTPNILQEKMISLFYALLIPMLNPLIYSVRNKEVKGAWQKLLGQFYELKSKLISS, encoded by the coding sequence ATGGGAACAGAAAACCAGACATGGTTAAGTGAATTTCTTCTCCTTGGGGTATCAAGTGATCaaagaactcagatctttctctttgtccttttcctAACTATGTACCTGATGACTGTTTTGGGAAACATTCTCATAGTCATTCTGATTAGGCTGGATACCCGGCTCCATACCCCCATGTACTTCTTCCTCACTAACCTCAATCTTGTTGATGTCTCTTATGCTACCAGTATTGTTCCCCAAATGTTGGCACACTTcctagaagaacaaaaaacaattccaTATGTGAGTTGTGCAGCCCAGCTATTTTTCTCTCTGGGTCTGGGAGGGATTGAATTTCTTTTGCTAGCAGTAATGGCTTATGACCGCTATGTGGCAGTTTGCAATCCATTGCGCTATTCAGCTATCATGCATACAGGATTGTGTGTCAGGTTGGTGGCTGCCTCTTGGGCTAGTGGTTCCTTGAACTCTCTCATGCAGACTGCCATCACTTTTCAGCTGCCTATGTGCACAAACAATGTCATTGACCACATATCCTGTGAAATCCTAGCCTTGGTCAGATTGGCCTGTGTGGACACATCTTCCAACGAAGTTGCAATGATGGCCTCCAGCATCGTCCTGCTCATGACCCCGTTCTCGCTGGTCCTGCTGTCCTATATCAAGATCATCTCCACTATCCTGAAGATTCAGTccacagagggaaggaagaaagcctTTCAGACTTGTGCCTCCCACCTGACAGTGGTGACTCTGTGCTATGGGATGACCATTTTCACTTACATTCAGCCCCACTCAACCCCCAATATCCTTCAGGAGAAGATGATCTCACTGTTCTATGCCCTTTTAATACCCATGCTGAACCCTCTAATTTATAGTGTGAGGAATAAGGAAGTGAAGGGAGCCTGGCAGAAGCTGCTTGGGCAATTCTATGAATTAAAGTCAAAATTGATATCCTCATGA